In Vibrio sp. FE10, the following are encoded in one genomic region:
- a CDS encoding sigma-54-dependent transcriptional regulator, with protein MAQSKVLIVEDDEGLREALVDTLALAGYEWLEADCAEDALVKLKSNSVDIVVSDVQMAGMGGLALLRNIKQHWPNLPVLLMTAYANIEDAVAAMKEGAIDYMAKPFAPEVLLNMVSRYAPVKSDDNGDAIVADEKSIKLMMLADKVAKTDANVMVLGPSGSGKEVMSRYIHNASSRKDGPFVAINCAAIPDNMLEATLFGYDKGAFTGAIQACPGKFEQAQGGTILLDEISEMDLSLQAKLLRVLQEREVERLGSRKSIKLDVRVLATSNRDLKQYVSEGNFREDLYYRLNVFPITWPALCERKGDIEPLAKHLVERHCTKLGMPVPVLSEQAISKLVNYPWPGNVRELDNVVQRALILSEQENISGEHILLEGVDWQDATGLQQIVEGNSVAAPEIKPIAEANPVSKVVASSEGLGNELRDQEYAIILETLIACNGRRKDMAEKLGISPRTLRYKLAKMRDAGIDIPN; from the coding sequence ATGGCTCAAAGCAAAGTGTTAATCGTCGAAGATGATGAAGGTCTACGCGAAGCCCTTGTCGATACACTCGCGCTTGCTGGCTATGAATGGCTAGAAGCGGATTGTGCGGAAGATGCTCTGGTAAAATTGAAATCGAACTCCGTTGATATCGTTGTCTCTGATGTACAGATGGCAGGTATGGGCGGTTTAGCTCTGCTAAGAAACATCAAGCAGCATTGGCCAAATCTTCCGGTTTTATTGATGACGGCTTACGCCAACATTGAAGACGCGGTAGCGGCAATGAAAGAAGGCGCCATTGATTACATGGCAAAGCCATTTGCGCCTGAAGTTTTACTTAATATGGTGAGCCGTTACGCTCCCGTGAAATCGGATGATAATGGCGATGCCATTGTTGCCGATGAGAAAAGCATCAAGCTAATGATGTTGGCCGACAAGGTGGCTAAAACCGATGCCAACGTGATGGTGCTAGGGCCAAGTGGTTCAGGTAAAGAAGTTATGTCTCGCTATATTCACAACGCTTCGAGCCGCAAAGACGGTCCGTTCGTTGCGATTAACTGTGCCGCGATTCCAGATAACATGTTGGAAGCGACCCTGTTTGGCTACGACAAAGGCGCATTTACTGGCGCTATTCAAGCTTGCCCGGGTAAATTTGAGCAAGCGCAGGGCGGTACTATTTTGTTGGATGAGATCAGTGAAATGGATCTTAGCTTACAAGCGAAACTGCTGCGTGTGTTGCAAGAGCGCGAAGTGGAACGCCTTGGCAGTCGCAAGAGCATCAAACTGGATGTCCGTGTTTTGGCAACCAGTAACCGCGATCTAAAACAGTATGTTTCTGAAGGGAATTTCCGTGAAGATTTATACTACCGACTGAATGTATTCCCAATTACTTGGCCAGCTTTGTGTGAACGTAAAGGCGATATTGAGCCGCTTGCGAAGCATTTGGTTGAGCGTCATTGCACCAAACTTGGAATGCCTGTTCCTGTTCTGTCTGAGCAAGCCATCAGTAAACTCGTCAATTATCCGTGGCCGGGTAATGTGCGTGAGTTGGATAATGTCGTGCAGCGCGCCCTAATTCTGAGTGAGCAAGAAAATATTTCTGGTGAGCATATCTTACTTGAAGGCGTCGATTGGCAAGACGCTACTGGCCTACAACAAATTGTTGAAGGAAACAGTGTTGCAGCGCCTGAAATTAAGCCGATTGCTGAAGCGAATCCTGTCAGTAAAGTTGTGGCAAGCAGCGAAGGGCTTGGAAATGAGCTTCGAGATCAAGAGTATGCGATTATTCTTGAAACACTGATTGCTTGTAATGGCCGACGTAAAGATATGGCCGAAAAGTTAGGGATTAGTCCACGTACGCTGCGTTATAAGTTGGCAAAAATGCGTGATGCTGGAATAGATATCCCAAACTGA
- a CDS encoding flagellar protein FliT, whose protein sequence is MNSQLQELCELDQLIISKLEFSEINAEEITQLVDNREQLLQNVLQFIDSHPDVKQSSEWFEAITRTRKLVELMQSETSRVGKTLHKYRHGAKSVQQYKKFL, encoded by the coding sequence ATGAATAGCCAGCTTCAAGAGCTTTGTGAACTAGATCAATTAATTATCTCTAAGCTCGAATTTAGTGAAATTAATGCTGAAGAAATAACGCAGCTTGTCGATAACAGAGAACAGTTATTGCAAAACGTGCTTCAATTCATCGACTCACACCCCGACGTTAAGCAAAGTTCTGAATGGTTTGAAGCCATTACCAGAACCAGAAAATTGGTCGAATTGATGCAGTCTGAGACGAGTCGAGTAGGTAAGACCCTACACAAGTACCGTCACGGCGCTAAATCAGTTCAACAATACAAAAAGTTTTTATAG
- the fliE gene encoding flagellar hook-basal body complex protein FliE has product MRIDGLQGEMQAMMVEAASARPAATGQAVGADFGNMLTQAINNVNSLQKTSGDLQARFDSGDQSVSLSDVMIARNKSSVAFEATIQIRNKLVESYKELMNMPV; this is encoded by the coding sequence ATGAGAATAGATGGTTTACAAGGCGAAATGCAGGCAATGATGGTTGAAGCTGCTAGCGCGCGTCCTGCTGCAACGGGGCAGGCGGTTGGTGCAGACTTTGGCAACATGTTGACGCAAGCCATCAATAATGTGAACTCACTACAAAAGACCTCTGGCGATCTTCAAGCTCGCTTTGATAGCGGCGACCAGAGTGTGTCTCTATCCGATGTGATGATCGCTCGGAATAAATCTAGTGTGGCCTTTGAGGCGACGATCCAAATTAGAAATAAATTGGTCGAGTCGTACAAAGAGCTTATGAATATGCCGGTATAA
- the fliF gene encoding flagellar basal-body MS-ring/collar protein FliF, with protein MAENSQTTDLAVSDSNDHALIAGSELDGEGQNPDLGERSSSKFDMAVGDLDLLRQVVLVLSISICVALIVMLFFWVKEPEMRPLGAYETEELIPVLDYLDLQKIEYSLDGNTISVPASEYNSLKLNMVRAGLNQERNAGDDILMQDMGFGVSQRLEQERLKLSRERQLAKAIEQMKQVRKAQVLLALPKQSVFVRHNQEASASVFLTVKTGANLKQQEVDSVVDMVASAVPGMKTSRITVTDQHGRLLSSGSQDPMSTARRKEHELERNQEQALREKIDSILIPILGFGNYTAQVDIQLDFSAVEQTRKRFDPNTPATRSEYTLEDYNNGNTVAGIPGALSNQPPADASIPQDVAQMKDGAMTGQGSVHKEATRNFELDTTISHERKQSGTVNRQTVSVAIKDRQSLNPDTGEVVHTPIPVSEINAIRQVLIGTVGFDETRGDLLNVLSMQFAPQVTDIVADVPIWEHPNFNDWVRWFASALVIIVVVLVLVRPAMKKLLNPAADNDDQMYGPDGMPIGADGETSLIGGDIEGGELFEFGSSIDLPNLHKDEDVLKAVRALVANEPELAAQVVKNWMADG; from the coding sequence GTGGCAGAAAATAGTCAAACAACAGATTTAGCCGTAAGCGATAGCAACGACCACGCACTTATTGCCGGTTCAGAGCTAGACGGAGAAGGGCAAAATCCCGATCTAGGTGAACGCAGTTCATCGAAGTTCGATATGGCCGTAGGTGATCTCGATTTACTTCGTCAGGTCGTCTTAGTCCTTTCTATCTCTATCTGTGTTGCGCTTATTGTGATGCTGTTTTTCTGGGTAAAAGAGCCAGAAATGCGTCCATTAGGGGCTTATGAAACAGAAGAGTTGATCCCAGTTCTTGATTACTTAGATCTACAGAAGATCGAGTATTCTCTTGATGGCAACACCATTTCAGTACCTGCTAGTGAGTACAACTCGCTGAAGCTTAATATGGTACGAGCAGGATTGAATCAAGAGAGAAACGCAGGCGATGACATCCTCATGCAAGACATGGGCTTTGGTGTATCACAACGTTTAGAACAAGAACGCCTCAAATTAAGTCGTGAAAGACAACTTGCGAAAGCCATTGAGCAGATGAAACAAGTGCGTAAAGCGCAGGTTTTACTGGCCTTGCCAAAGCAAAGTGTGTTTGTTCGACACAATCAAGAAGCGTCCGCTTCTGTATTCCTAACGGTGAAAACCGGCGCTAACCTAAAACAGCAAGAAGTGGATTCTGTTGTCGACATGGTGGCCAGTGCCGTGCCGGGAATGAAGACCTCGCGTATTACTGTGACCGATCAGCACGGTCGACTTCTGAGTTCAGGCTCTCAAGACCCGATGTCTACGGCTCGTCGTAAAGAGCACGAATTAGAACGTAACCAAGAACAAGCGTTGCGTGAGAAAATTGACTCTATTCTTATCCCTATTCTTGGTTTTGGTAACTACACCGCTCAGGTTGATATTCAACTCGACTTTAGCGCGGTAGAGCAAACAAGAAAGCGTTTTGACCCGAATACTCCAGCAACACGAAGTGAATACACGCTAGAAGATTACAACAACGGCAATACCGTGGCAGGTATTCCGGGTGCTTTGAGCAATCAACCACCTGCCGATGCTTCTATCCCTCAAGATGTTGCCCAGATGAAAGACGGTGCAATGACAGGGCAGGGCTCAGTTCACAAAGAAGCGACTCGAAACTTCGAGCTGGATACCACCATCAGCCATGAGCGTAAGCAGAGCGGCACGGTGAATCGCCAAACCGTTTCTGTCGCAATCAAAGATCGCCAGTCATTGAATCCAGATACAGGTGAAGTGGTACACACGCCAATCCCTGTTAGTGAAATTAATGCTATTCGTCAGGTTCTTATCGGTACCGTAGGTTTTGATGAAACTCGTGGTGACCTACTGAATGTATTGAGTATGCAGTTTGCGCCTCAAGTGACCGATATCGTTGCTGATGTGCCTATTTGGGAGCATCCAAACTTCAACGATTGGGTTCGTTGGTTTGCAAGTGCGTTGGTTATTATTGTGGTGGTGTTGGTTCTGGTTCGCCCAGCAATGAAGAAATTGCTTAACCCAGCTGCAGACAATGATGATCAGATGTACGGCCCTGATGGTATGCCAATCGGCGCCGACGGCGAAACCAGCCTAATTGGTGGCGATATTGAAGGTGGTGAGTTGTTCGAATTCGGTTCGAGTATTGATTTACCTAACCTTCATAAAGACGAAGATGTTCTGAAAGCAGTACGTGCTCTTGTAGCGAATGAACCAGAGCTAGCAGCTCAAGTAGTTAAGAATTGGATGGCAGATGGCTAA
- the fliG gene encoding flagellar motor switch protein FliG, translated as MANEIVPQQAEGGEVLDVANVDIDSISGDERAAILLLSLNEEDAAGIIRHLEPKQVQRVGSAMARATDLSQEKVGAVHRAFLDDIQKYTNIGMGSEDFMRNALVAALGEDKANNLVDQILLGTGSKGLDSLKWMDPRQVASIIINEHPQIQTIVLSYLEADQSAEILSQFPERVRLDLMMRIANLEEVQPSALAELNEIMEKQFAGQAGAQAAKIGGLKAAAEIMNYMDNNVEGVLMDQIRDQDEDMATQIQDLMFVFENLIEVDDQGVQRLLRDVPQDILQKALKGADEGLREKIFKNMSKRAADMMRDDIEAMPPVKVSEVEAAQKEILGIARKMADSGEIMLSGGADEFL; from the coding sequence ATGGCTAACGAAATTGTTCCACAACAAGCTGAAGGCGGTGAAGTTCTTGATGTCGCTAATGTGGACATTGACTCTATATCGGGTGATGAACGCGCAGCGATCTTGTTATTGAGTCTCAATGAAGAAGATGCGGCCGGTATTATTCGTCACTTAGAGCCTAAGCAGGTACAACGTGTGGGTAGTGCGATGGCGCGTGCCACGGACTTGTCACAAGAGAAAGTCGGCGCAGTGCACCGTGCTTTCTTAGATGATATTCAGAAGTACACCAATATCGGTATGGGCAGTGAAGACTTCATGCGTAACGCATTGGTGGCTGCTCTGGGTGAAGATAAGGCGAATAACCTTGTTGACCAGATCCTTCTGGGTACCGGTTCGAAAGGCTTGGATTCTCTTAAATGGATGGATCCTCGTCAGGTGGCAAGTATCATCATCAACGAGCACCCTCAGATTCAAACGATTGTATTGTCTTACCTAGAAGCCGATCAGTCAGCCGAGATCTTGTCTCAGTTCCCTGAACGTGTACGTCTAGACTTAATGATGCGTATTGCTAACCTTGAAGAAGTTCAACCTTCGGCGCTTGCTGAACTGAACGAAATCATGGAGAAACAGTTTGCGGGTCAAGCTGGTGCTCAAGCAGCCAAAATTGGTGGCCTGAAAGCTGCGGCTGAAATCATGAACTACATGGATAACAACGTCGAAGGTGTCTTGATGGATCAAATCCGAGATCAAGACGAAGACATGGCAACGCAGATTCAAGATCTTATGTTTGTCTTTGAAAACCTTATCGAAGTTGATGATCAAGGCGTTCAACGATTACTACGTGATGTTCCACAAGATATTCTTCAGAAAGCACTTAAGGGTGCCGATGAAGGTCTACGTGAGAAGATCTTCAAGAACATGTCTAAACGTGCTGCAGATATGATGAGAGACGATATTGAGGCGATGCCGCCAGTGAAAGTCTCTGAAGTGGAAGCGGCTCAGAAAGAGATCTTGGGTATTGCGAGGAAAATGGCAGACAGTGGCGAGATTATGCTATCTGGCGGTGCCGACGAGTTCCTCTAA
- the fliH gene encoding flagellar assembly protein FliH, with protein sequence MSGDRKRGFLRPDEDNTVAQPQKWGLPDYTSDVSKNAKETAFNYDPSWMPTVEEAIEDEELVLTEEQIELIKQGAYQEGLHQGQEAGFKQGYEKGKEEGLVAGHAEGNEAGKLEGVTAGQEYIQQQVAVFMGLANQFAQPLELMNAQVEKQLVDMVLTMVKEVVHVEVQTNPQIILDTVKESVESLPISGHAITLKLNPEDVAIIRSAHGESELECRNWTLVSEPALNRGDVQIEAGESSVNYRMEDRVKNVIQNFCGANRHQGHE encoded by the coding sequence ATGTCAGGTGATAGAAAACGCGGCTTCCTTCGTCCCGATGAAGATAATACGGTTGCCCAGCCTCAAAAATGGGGGCTGCCTGATTACACTTCTGACGTGAGCAAAAATGCTAAAGAAACGGCGTTTAATTACGACCCTAGCTGGATGCCTACGGTTGAAGAAGCCATTGAAGATGAAGAGCTTGTTCTGACTGAAGAGCAGATTGAACTGATCAAGCAAGGCGCTTATCAGGAAGGCCTTCATCAAGGGCAAGAAGCCGGTTTTAAACAGGGCTACGAAAAAGGCAAAGAAGAAGGACTTGTTGCAGGTCATGCAGAGGGCAATGAAGCTGGTAAGCTTGAAGGTGTTACTGCTGGACAAGAATACATTCAACAACAAGTCGCGGTTTTCATGGGGCTTGCTAACCAATTCGCACAGCCGTTAGAGTTAATGAATGCTCAGGTAGAGAAGCAATTGGTCGACATGGTGTTAACCATGGTTAAAGAAGTCGTTCATGTTGAAGTTCAAACCAACCCGCAAATCATATTAGATACCGTGAAAGAATCGGTCGAGTCATTGCCGATCTCTGGTCACGCAATCACTTTAAAACTTAACCCTGAAGATGTCGCAATCATCCGTTCTGCACATGGCGAATCTGAGCTGGAATGTCGGAACTGGACTTTGGTTTCGGAGCCTGCACTCAACCGTGGTGATGTGCAAATCGAAGCCGGTGAGTCGAGTGTTAACTATCGCATGGAAGATCGCGTCAAAAACGTGATTCAAAACTTCTGTGGTGCTAATCGTCATCAAGGTCATGAGTAA
- a CDS encoding sensor histidine kinase — protein MHGSNESENQSHLDSVEQQVERYKQVLDVMPAGVILLDTHGEVREANPEAHRILGVELVGEKWFSVIQSAFDPKDDDGHEISLKNGRKVRLAISASTTGQLILITDLTETRLLQSRVSDLQRLSSLGRMVASLAHQVRTPLSSAMLYASNLAAPNLPPATKTRFQSKLMDRLHDLEKQVNDMLLFAKGGDNKVVKPFTVAELITEFHPMVEAALKSNQIDYCQEVEGEETQMFGNANAIASALSNLVLNAVQIAGKESQIDVFFRPVNGELKISVQDSGPGVPKELQGKIMEPFFTTRSQGTGLGLAVVQMVCRAHEGRLELISEEGDGACFTMCLPLERSTSSENE, from the coding sequence ATGCACGGATCTAACGAATCAGAAAATCAGTCACACCTAGATTCAGTTGAACAGCAGGTTGAGCGCTATAAGCAAGTGCTTGATGTGATGCCAGCAGGTGTCATCTTGTTAGATACTCATGGTGAAGTAAGAGAAGCGAACCCAGAAGCGCACCGAATTTTAGGTGTGGAACTGGTGGGCGAGAAGTGGTTTTCGGTTATTCAAAGTGCCTTCGACCCTAAAGACGATGATGGGCATGAGATCTCACTAAAGAACGGGCGTAAGGTTCGTCTGGCGATTTCAGCTTCTACCACAGGTCAGCTTATCTTGATTACCGACCTGACGGAAACTCGTCTTCTACAGTCTCGCGTGAGTGACCTTCAGCGTTTGTCGTCGTTAGGTCGAATGGTGGCCTCGTTAGCGCATCAGGTGCGTACACCGCTTTCTAGCGCGATGCTGTATGCATCAAACCTTGCCGCGCCAAACTTACCGCCGGCAACAAAGACACGTTTTCAATCTAAGCTTATGGATAGATTGCATGACTTAGAGAAGCAAGTGAATGACATGCTGTTGTTTGCCAAAGGTGGCGACAACAAGGTTGTGAAGCCATTTACCGTCGCTGAACTGATTACTGAATTTCACCCAATGGTGGAAGCGGCATTAAAATCGAACCAGATTGATTATTGCCAGGAAGTGGAAGGCGAAGAGACTCAGATGTTTGGCAATGCTAATGCGATAGCTTCTGCTCTGAGCAACCTCGTTTTGAACGCAGTGCAAATTGCTGGCAAGGAATCGCAGATTGATGTGTTCTTTAGGCCTGTAAACGGCGAACTTAAGATATCAGTACAAGACAGTGGCCCCGGCGTACCGAAAGAGCTTCAAGGTAAAATTATGGAACCCTTCTTTACCACTCGCTCGCAAGGTACGGGTTTGGGGCTAGCGGTTGTGCAAATGGTCTGTCGAGCACATGAAGGCCGATTGGAATTAATATCAGAAGAAGGGGACGGCGCCTGTTTTACAATGTGTTTGCCGTTAGAAAGAAGCACTTCTTCTGAAAATGAATAA
- a CDS encoding sigma-54 dependent transcriptional regulator — MHGLAKLLVVDDNAQDRHNLSTILEFVGESCEVISSEQARKVDWSLQWSGCIIGSIKGKGFNALLNEKLVHANHIPLLVIGKHNHSVDELPNFVGELELPLNYPQLSDALRHCKDFLGRKGVQVVSSARKNTLFRSLVGQSAGIQEVRHLIEQVSSTDANVLILGESGTGKEVVARNIHYHSKRRSGPFVPVNCGAIPPDLLESELFGHEKGAFTGAITARKGRFELAEGGTLFLDEIGDMPMAMQVKLLRVLQERCFERVGGNNTIQVDVRVIAATHRNLEDMIDDDSFREDLYYRLNVFPIEMPALQDRKEDVPLLLQELMTRMEAEGSMPICFTPRAINSLMEHEWPGNVRELANLVERMVILYPNSLVDVNHLPTKYRYSDIPEFQPEFNSFVSEEEQERDALADLFSEDFSFDQQDELADNANAPQELPPEGVNLKELLADMEVNMINQALEAQGGIVARAADMLGMRRTTLVEKMRKYNLQR, encoded by the coding sequence ATGCATGGTTTGGCAAAACTGCTTGTCGTCGATGATAATGCTCAAGATCGTCACAATTTAAGCACAATATTAGAGTTTGTAGGAGAGAGCTGCGAAGTAATCAGCTCGGAACAAGCACGTAAAGTGGATTGGTCACTACAGTGGTCAGGCTGCATTATTGGCTCAATTAAAGGTAAAGGCTTCAACGCTTTACTCAATGAAAAGCTCGTTCACGCAAATCACATCCCATTGCTTGTTATTGGCAAGCATAATCATTCGGTCGATGAACTTCCCAACTTTGTTGGTGAATTAGAGCTGCCCCTTAACTACCCTCAATTAAGTGATGCATTAAGACACTGTAAAGACTTCTTAGGTCGTAAAGGTGTTCAAGTCGTCTCTTCAGCACGTAAGAACACTCTGTTTCGTAGCCTCGTTGGGCAAAGTGCTGGCATTCAAGAAGTTCGCCACTTAATTGAACAAGTTTCTTCAACGGACGCGAACGTACTGATTCTTGGTGAATCGGGCACGGGCAAAGAAGTGGTTGCGCGTAATATTCACTACCATTCTAAGCGTCGTAGCGGGCCTTTCGTGCCTGTAAACTGTGGCGCGATTCCGCCAGACTTATTGGAAAGTGAATTGTTTGGTCATGAGAAAGGCGCGTTTACCGGTGCGATTACCGCACGTAAAGGCCGCTTTGAATTGGCTGAAGGTGGTACGCTGTTTCTTGATGAAATTGGCGACATGCCAATGGCGATGCAAGTTAAGCTACTACGTGTATTACAAGAGCGATGCTTTGAACGCGTAGGCGGCAACAACACGATTCAAGTTGATGTTCGCGTGATCGCGGCAACACACCGCAATCTTGAAGACATGATCGACGACGATTCTTTCCGTGAAGATCTGTATTACCGATTGAATGTGTTTCCGATTGAAATGCCGGCTCTACAAGACCGTAAAGAGGATGTGCCTCTTTTACTGCAAGAGCTGATGACGAGAATGGAAGCGGAAGGCAGCATGCCTATTTGTTTCACGCCTCGTGCGATTAACTCATTAATGGAGCATGAATGGCCTGGCAACGTTCGTGAGCTAGCAAACTTAGTTGAGCGTATGGTTATCCTCTATCCAAACAGTTTGGTTGACGTTAATCATCTGCCAACAAAATATCGATACAGTGATATTCCTGAATTCCAACCAGAATTTAATAGTTTTGTATCAGAAGAAGAGCAAGAGCGTGATGCATTAGCTGACCTGTTCTCAGAAGATTTCAGTTTTGACCAACAAGACGAACTTGCTGATAACGCCAATGCGCCTCAAGAGTTGCCTCCTGAAGGGGTAAACTTGAAAGAGCTTCTCGCTGATATGGAAGTGAACATGATCAATCAAGCCTTGGAAGCTCAGGGTGGAATCGTTGCTCGTGCTGCCGATATGCTTGGAATGCGCAGAACCACTCTGGTTGAAAAAATGCGTAAGTATAATCTACAGCGCTAG
- the fliD gene encoding flagellar filament capping protein FliD translates to MSFGPMGISSGMDINSMVSKIVDSERVPKQQRIDNERTRIDTSISAYGRLRESLDSMKNLMTNFRQEKAFAVRTVESTDEGLVSATATTEAIAGKYAVDVLQLAQSHKVASDVLSEDMKFGPGKLQISLGDQSFDVQVSDRSKLIEVVRGINGADKNPGVRASIINDVEGPRLIVASNQSGSDQQININVESDSANPLKKLEYRTLEERVKSLEKARLAAQELLALTPAGQAAELIDNAIANDDPNATETLDENGNIIPATQTDSSAADEGSQSLSYGEQAAADGQAALDAAQAAKSVMPEDNIPGWSETASGTLLDSYYSPELELDEKAIEKAPDVPGWSNAASGTLTDSYVTPKEAQQKLEAEQARIEEKIAQEKTELAEKVEKGELTAEQAKTIERSKLSPEEREQLEKVDKVQADLAQAQQSFDTYSGMTEVQAGQDSMVVLDGVAQLSSNNNVIEDAVEGIDITVKGKTPKDKPPAEIGVEYDRNSVRQDIESFVSSYNQFYQVSKDLAGVDPTTGQKGPLSGDSTVRNADSRLKGVFSSSIEGAPDNLKSLTEFGITTTRQGSLEINYDMLDRQLNNNFDKLGEFFGGNNGFAKKVEDAIQGITGITGSIRTREKSLVEQNYRLVDDQSALDRRMDSLQNRTHSKFTAMQDATSKMQSQLGSMMNALG, encoded by the coding sequence ATGAGTTTTGGCCCAATGGGGATTTCGTCTGGCATGGATATCAATTCCATGGTCAGCAAAATTGTTGATTCTGAGCGTGTGCCTAAACAGCAACGAATCGACAATGAACGAACGCGAATCGACACCAGCATTAGTGCCTATGGAAGACTCAGAGAATCTCTCGATTCGATGAAAAACCTGATGACAAACTTTCGTCAGGAGAAAGCTTTCGCTGTGAGAACAGTTGAAAGTACAGACGAAGGTCTGGTTTCTGCAACAGCGACTACCGAAGCGATCGCTGGCAAATATGCCGTCGATGTGTTGCAGCTTGCCCAAAGCCATAAAGTGGCTTCTGATGTATTGTCAGAAGACATGAAATTTGGTCCAGGCAAGCTGCAGATTTCATTAGGTGACCAGAGCTTTGACGTACAAGTTAGCGACAGATCGAAACTGATCGAGGTTGTTCGCGGAATTAACGGCGCAGATAAAAACCCAGGTGTTCGCGCTTCCATCATTAATGATGTTGAAGGCCCGCGACTTATCGTTGCTTCCAATCAGTCTGGTTCAGACCAACAGATCAATATCAATGTAGAGTCCGACTCTGCAAATCCCTTAAAAAAACTCGAATACAGAACGCTTGAAGAGCGTGTTAAATCGCTAGAGAAAGCTCGCCTTGCGGCTCAAGAGCTCCTTGCGCTAACACCGGCAGGACAAGCTGCCGAACTCATCGATAATGCAATCGCTAACGATGATCCAAATGCGACTGAAACACTCGATGAAAACGGAAACATCATTCCGGCAACTCAAACAGATTCCTCAGCAGCTGACGAAGGCTCCCAAAGCCTGAGCTACGGCGAACAAGCCGCAGCTGACGGTCAGGCTGCCTTAGACGCCGCCCAAGCGGCAAAGTCGGTCATGCCTGAAGACAATATTCCAGGTTGGAGTGAGACGGCCTCTGGTACGCTCCTAGATTCTTATTACTCACCTGAACTTGAGCTTGATGAAAAAGCGATAGAGAAAGCACCCGATGTGCCGGGTTGGTCAAATGCCGCATCAGGTACCTTGACGGATTCTTACGTCACTCCAAAAGAAGCACAGCAGAAATTAGAAGCCGAACAAGCGCGTATCGAAGAGAAAATCGCTCAAGAAAAAACTGAGCTGGCTGAAAAAGTAGAAAAAGGCGAATTGACCGCTGAACAAGCTAAAACCATCGAGCGCTCTAAGCTATCGCCAGAAGAGCGTGAGCAATTGGAAAAAGTCGACAAAGTACAAGCCGACCTGGCTCAAGCGCAGCAATCGTTTGATACTTATAGCGGCATGACGGAAGTTCAAGCTGGCCAAGATTCAATGGTGGTTTTGGACGGCGTTGCTCAGCTTTCTAGTAACAACAATGTGATTGAAGATGCCGTTGAAGGTATCGATATTACGGTTAAAGGAAAAACCCCGAAAGATAAGCCGCCGGCAGAAATCGGTGTTGAGTACGACCGTAATAGTGTTCGCCAAGATATCGAATCCTTTGTGAGCTCTTATAACCAGTTCTACCAAGTGTCGAAAGACCTAGCGGGTGTTGATCCAACAACAGGCCAAAAGGGCCCACTCTCTGGTGACAGTACGGTACGTAATGCCGACTCTAGACTAAAAGGTGTTTTCTCGTCGAGCATTGAGGGCGCGCCAGATAACCTCAAATCATTGACTGAGTTTGGTATCACGACTACAAGGCAAGGTTCGCTAGAAATCAACTACGACATGCTTGACCGTCAATTGAACAACAACTTCGATAAGTTGGGTGAGTTCTTTGGTGGCAACAATGGTTTCGCCAAAAAAGTGGAAGATGCGATTCAAGGCATCACTGGTATTACGGGCTCTATTCGTACACGAGAAAAGAGCTTGGTCGAACAGAATTATCGCTTAGTTGATGATCAAAGCGCGCTTGATCGCCGCATGGATAGCTTACAAAACCGCACGCACTCCAAGTTTACCGCGATGCAAGATGCGACCAGCAAAATGCAATCTCAGCTGGGCAGCATGATGAATGCGTTGGGCTAA
- the fliS gene encoding flagellar export chaperone FliS, translated as MRGSLQAYKKVSVDSQLTAASPHKIVQMLMAGAIERLIQGKAAMQAGNIPVKGERLGKALDIIISLRSCLSMADGGDIAKNLDQLYEFMITQISAANHKNDPQPIDDVIDIIREIKSAWDQIPNEYHNLTSADVGI; from the coding sequence ATGCGCGGTTCTTTACAGGCATATAAAAAGGTATCAGTGGATAGTCAGCTAACAGCTGCCTCACCCCATAAGATTGTACAAATGTTGATGGCGGGTGCAATTGAACGCTTGATTCAAGGCAAAGCGGCAATGCAAGCAGGCAACATTCCGGTGAAAGGTGAGCGTCTTGGTAAGGCTCTAGATATCATTATTAGCCTACGTAGTTGCCTTTCTATGGCCGATGGTGGTGATATTGCGAAAAACCTAGATCAACTTTATGAGTTCATGATCACGCAAATTTCTGCGGCAAATCACAAAAATGACCCACAGCCAATTGATGATGTTATCGATATTATCCGCGAAATTAAGAGCGCTTGGGACCAAATTCCGAACGAATATCACAACTTGACGTCTGCTGACGTAGGTATTTAA